In Amia ocellicauda isolate fAmiCal2 chromosome 16, fAmiCal2.hap1, whole genome shotgun sequence, the following proteins share a genomic window:
- the hspe1 gene encoding 10 kDa heat shock protein, mitochondrial: MAFRKFLPMFDRVLVERFAAETVTKGGIMLPEKSQGKVLQAMVVAVGPGNVNKDGNLQPVCVKVGEKVLLPEYGGTKVSLDDKEYFLFRDGDILGKYVE; encoded by the exons ATG GCGTTCAGAAAGTTCCTCCCGATGTTCGACCGTGTCCTGGTGGAGAGGTTCGCCGCAGAGACGGTGACCAAGGGTGGGATCATGCTGCCGGAGAAATCCCAGGGCAAAGTGCTGCAGGCCATGGTGGTGGCAGTGGGGCCTGGCAATGTGAACAAG GACGGCAATCTGCAGCCGGTCTGTGTCAAGGTGGGAGAGAAGGTCCTGCTGCCCGAATACGGAGGAACGAAAGTGTCGCTGGATGACAAG GAGTACTTCCTGTTCCGCGATGGGGATATCCTGGGAAAATACGTGGAGTGA
- the hspd1 gene encoding 60 kDa heat shock protein, mitochondrial isoform X1 codes for MRDVTDTVTATVTPGRAHVSSALRGHAAAGAQTQAGCRSRSRGLGASIAAREPAFTDAPVTSGQTEGMLRLPSVMRQVRPVCRALAPQLTRGYAKEVKFGADARALMLQGVDLLADAVAVTMGPKGRTVIIEQSWGSPKVTKDGVTVAKSIDLKDKYKNIGARLVQDVANNTNEEAGDGTTTATVLARAIAKEGFDTISKGANPVEIRRGVMLAVETVISELKKLSKPVTTPEEIAQVATISANGDSEIGNIISDAMKKVGRKGVITVKDGKTLHDELEIIEGMKFDRGYISPYFINTTKGQKCEFQDAYLLLSEKKISSVQSIVPALEIANQHRKPLVIVAEDVDGEALSTLVLNRLKVGLQVVAVKAPGFGDNRKNQMQDMAVATGGTVFGDEVVGLALEDIQAHDFGKVGEVTVTKDDTMLLKGRGDKAAIEKRVLEIVEQLEATTSDYEKEKLNERLARLSDGVAVLKVGGTSDVEVNEKKDRVTDALNATRAAVEEGIVPGGGCALLRCIPALDTIKAINADQKIGIDIIRRSLRIPAMTIAKNAGVEGSLVVEKILQSGAEIGYDAMQGEYVDMVEKGIIDPTKVVRTALLDAAGVASLLSTAEAVVTEIPKEEKEPAMGGGMGGMGGMGGGMF; via the exons ATGCGTGACGTCACAGACACCGTCACAGCTACCGTAACTCCCGGCCGAGCGCACGTCTCTAGCGCACTGCGTGGCCACGCTGCAGCTGGAGCCCAAACTCAGGCTGGATGTCGGAGTCGGAGTCGGGGCCTCGGGGCCTCAATAGCGGCCAGAGAACCAGCCTTTACAGACGCGCCCGTCACTAGTGGACAGACGGAAG GAATGCTCCGCTTGCCCAGTGTGATGAGACAGGTGCGGCCAGTGTGCCGAGCACTGGCCCCCCAGCTGACCCGCGGCTACGCCAAGGAAGTGAAGTTCGGGGCGGATGCCCGGGCCCTCATGCTGCAGGGGGTGGACCTGCTGGCTGACGCCGTCGCTGTCACAATGGGACCCAAG GGTCGCACAGTCATCATCGAGCAGAGCTGGGGCAGCCCAAAGGTCACCAAGGACGGTGTGACGGTGGCCAAGAGCATTGACCTGAAGGACAAGTACAAGAACATCGGCGCAAGGCTGGTGCAAGACGTGGCCAACAACACTAACGAGGAGGCCGGCGACGGCACCACCACCGCCACCGTGCTGGCACGTGCCATCGCCAAGGAGGGCTTCGACACCATCAGCAAGGGGGCCAACCCTGTGGAGATCCGCCGTGGCGTCATGCTGGCCGTGGAGACGGTCATCAGTGAGCTCAAGAAGCTGTCCAAGCCCGTCACCACGCCCGAGGAGATCGCACAG GTGGCTACCATCTCTGCCAATGGTGACAGCGAGATTGGTAACATCATCTCTGACGCCATGAAGAAAGTGGGTCGCAAGGGCGTCATCACAGTCAAG GATGGGAAAACCCTGCACGACGAGCTGGAGATCATCGAGGGGATGAAGTTCGACCGTGGCTACATCTCCCCCTACTTCATCAACACTACCAAAG gTCAGAAGTGCGAGTTCCAGGACGCCTACCTGCTCCTGAGCGAGAAGAAGATCTCCAGTGTGCAGTCCATCGTGCCGGCGCTTGAGATCGCCAACCAGCATCGCAAGCCGCTGGTCATCGTGGCCGAGGATGTGGACGGGGAGGCCCTCAGCACGCTGGTGCTCAACAG GCTGAAGGTGGGGCTGCAGGTGGTAGCAGTGAAGGCCCCAGGCTTTGGAGACAACCGCAAGAACCAGATGCAGGACATGGCCGTAGCCACTGGTGGCACT GTGTTCGGGGATGAGGTGGTGGGATTGGCTCTGGAGGACATCCAGGCCCATGACTTCGGGAAGGTGGGCGAGGTGACCGTGACGAAGGACGACACCATGCTGCTCAAGGGCCGGGGCGACAAGGCGGCCATCGAGAAGCGTGTGCTGGAGATCGTGGAGCAGCTGGAGGCGACCACCAGCGACTACGAGAAGGAGAAGCTGAACGAGAGGCTGGCCAGGCTCTCCGACGGGGTGGCCGTGCTCAAG GTCGGAGGCACGAGCGATGTGGAGGTGAATGAGAAGAAGGACCGAGTGACCGACGCCCTGAACGCCACGCGGGCGGCGGTGGAGGAGGGCATCGTGCCGGGCGGCGGCTGCGCTCTGCTGCGCTGCATCCCCGCTCTCGACACCATCAAGGCCATTAACGCCGACCAGAAGATCG GCATCGATATCATCCGGCGCTCCCTGCGTATCCCGGCCATGACGATTGCGAAGAATGCTGGGGTGGAGGGCTCCCTGGTGGTGGAGAAGATCCTGCAGAGCGGTGCCGAGATCGGCTACGATGCCATGCAGGGGGAGTACGTTGACATGGTGGAGAAGGGCATCATCGACCCTACCAAG GTGGTCCGCACAGCCCTGCTGGACGCGGCCGGAGTGGCATCCCTGCTCTCCACCGCGGAGGCCGTCGTCACCGAGATACCCAAGGAGGAGAAGGAGCCGGCAATGGGCGGAGGCATGGGTGGCATGGGGGGGATGGGTGGCGGCATGTTCTAA
- the hspd1 gene encoding 60 kDa heat shock protein, mitochondrial isoform X2, with translation MQKAMCGAVRQISAQRLTPPASAEPRASLLPDLLPRPHRMLRLPSVMRQVRPVCRALAPQLTRGYAKEVKFGADARALMLQGVDLLADAVAVTMGPKGRTVIIEQSWGSPKVTKDGVTVAKSIDLKDKYKNIGARLVQDVANNTNEEAGDGTTTATVLARAIAKEGFDTISKGANPVEIRRGVMLAVETVISELKKLSKPVTTPEEIAQVATISANGDSEIGNIISDAMKKVGRKGVITVKDGKTLHDELEIIEGMKFDRGYISPYFINTTKGQKCEFQDAYLLLSEKKISSVQSIVPALEIANQHRKPLVIVAEDVDGEALSTLVLNRLKVGLQVVAVKAPGFGDNRKNQMQDMAVATGGTVFGDEVVGLALEDIQAHDFGKVGEVTVTKDDTMLLKGRGDKAAIEKRVLEIVEQLEATTSDYEKEKLNERLARLSDGVAVLKVGGTSDVEVNEKKDRVTDALNATRAAVEEGIVPGGGCALLRCIPALDTIKAINADQKIGIDIIRRSLRIPAMTIAKNAGVEGSLVVEKILQSGAEIGYDAMQGEYVDMVEKGIIDPTKVVRTALLDAAGVASLLSTAEAVVTEIPKEEKEPAMGGGMGGMGGMGGGMF, from the exons ATGCAGAAGGCCATGTGCGGCGCAGTGAGGCAGATCTCAGCGCAGCGCCTCACTCCTCCTGCCAGCGCCGAGCCGAGAGCATCTCTCCTGCCTGACCTGCTCCCACGACCGCACA GAATGCTCCGCTTGCCCAGTGTGATGAGACAGGTGCGGCCAGTGTGCCGAGCACTGGCCCCCCAGCTGACCCGCGGCTACGCCAAGGAAGTGAAGTTCGGGGCGGATGCCCGGGCCCTCATGCTGCAGGGGGTGGACCTGCTGGCTGACGCCGTCGCTGTCACAATGGGACCCAAG GGTCGCACAGTCATCATCGAGCAGAGCTGGGGCAGCCCAAAGGTCACCAAGGACGGTGTGACGGTGGCCAAGAGCATTGACCTGAAGGACAAGTACAAGAACATCGGCGCAAGGCTGGTGCAAGACGTGGCCAACAACACTAACGAGGAGGCCGGCGACGGCACCACCACCGCCACCGTGCTGGCACGTGCCATCGCCAAGGAGGGCTTCGACACCATCAGCAAGGGGGCCAACCCTGTGGAGATCCGCCGTGGCGTCATGCTGGCCGTGGAGACGGTCATCAGTGAGCTCAAGAAGCTGTCCAAGCCCGTCACCACGCCCGAGGAGATCGCACAG GTGGCTACCATCTCTGCCAATGGTGACAGCGAGATTGGTAACATCATCTCTGACGCCATGAAGAAAGTGGGTCGCAAGGGCGTCATCACAGTCAAG GATGGGAAAACCCTGCACGACGAGCTGGAGATCATCGAGGGGATGAAGTTCGACCGTGGCTACATCTCCCCCTACTTCATCAACACTACCAAAG gTCAGAAGTGCGAGTTCCAGGACGCCTACCTGCTCCTGAGCGAGAAGAAGATCTCCAGTGTGCAGTCCATCGTGCCGGCGCTTGAGATCGCCAACCAGCATCGCAAGCCGCTGGTCATCGTGGCCGAGGATGTGGACGGGGAGGCCCTCAGCACGCTGGTGCTCAACAG GCTGAAGGTGGGGCTGCAGGTGGTAGCAGTGAAGGCCCCAGGCTTTGGAGACAACCGCAAGAACCAGATGCAGGACATGGCCGTAGCCACTGGTGGCACT GTGTTCGGGGATGAGGTGGTGGGATTGGCTCTGGAGGACATCCAGGCCCATGACTTCGGGAAGGTGGGCGAGGTGACCGTGACGAAGGACGACACCATGCTGCTCAAGGGCCGGGGCGACAAGGCGGCCATCGAGAAGCGTGTGCTGGAGATCGTGGAGCAGCTGGAGGCGACCACCAGCGACTACGAGAAGGAGAAGCTGAACGAGAGGCTGGCCAGGCTCTCCGACGGGGTGGCCGTGCTCAAG GTCGGAGGCACGAGCGATGTGGAGGTGAATGAGAAGAAGGACCGAGTGACCGACGCCCTGAACGCCACGCGGGCGGCGGTGGAGGAGGGCATCGTGCCGGGCGGCGGCTGCGCTCTGCTGCGCTGCATCCCCGCTCTCGACACCATCAAGGCCATTAACGCCGACCAGAAGATCG GCATCGATATCATCCGGCGCTCCCTGCGTATCCCGGCCATGACGATTGCGAAGAATGCTGGGGTGGAGGGCTCCCTGGTGGTGGAGAAGATCCTGCAGAGCGGTGCCGAGATCGGCTACGATGCCATGCAGGGGGAGTACGTTGACATGGTGGAGAAGGGCATCATCGACCCTACCAAG GTGGTCCGCACAGCCCTGCTGGACGCGGCCGGAGTGGCATCCCTGCTCTCCACCGCGGAGGCCGTCGTCACCGAGATACCCAAGGAGGAGAAGGAGCCGGCAATGGGCGGAGGCATGGGTGGCATGGGGGGGATGGGTGGCGGCATGTTCTAA